The segment ACACCCGAGGGCCCCTGTGCTCCCCAAGGGGCCGTCGAGGGTCACCTCGCTTCTGCTGTTTCACGGGACTTCCGACGGAAAAGCCACTGCCCATGAGAGGGAAGACCCCGCTCACGGGAAAAGCAAAAGTGTCCGTTGGAAGTTCTCCTGTAGGTGGTATGTCGCTGTTCCCTGAATAGATGGAGGCACATGCGTGATAGGTGACTGTGGTGGTTTCGGCACCTGAAGAGGTGCCCGCTCTTGCAAGAGGGTAAGGAGGAGCAGAATAGGAGGCGTTGTTCATAGATCCGTCAAAATGCCAGGTTGATGAGAAGGGTAGGCTTGGACTCTCCTGGAATTGGGTGGAGAAATCGGGCGAAGGTGGCAGTGGATAGTTCTTGTTGTTTTGGTCCGAGTCTCTTGAGTTTTGAATGATGGGCGGACCTGAATCGGCAGTTCtgatctaagaagaaaaatatttgtttatcccCTGACATCTGTAGGAAATTTTCGACCCCCTCATGAGTATTTGAATTTCATACTTTAACActacgaattttttttaaaatctactgcagttatttttctgtttcttgcaATGCTTtaccaattattttttataacttgCTGCACCGGGACATTCAACCGTAAAATTTTGATAACAGCCTCGTAAAGCTGATTGGAACCTAAGCTACATCTGGCAAGTAAAATGCAAGAGACTTACCGAACTCCCATTAGTGATAAAAGGTGTTGGTTGTGACATCATGGGACCCACGAATACTGGAGGGCTTCCACGACTTCCCAACTGGCTCGTGTTATGGCCTGGATCTTCCAAATGGGTCTCTAACACTGATAACCGGCCTCCTTTCTGGCACTGAACTTCGAAAGAATCTTCCAAAGGCGTCTCGTAAGCTGGGTTATGGCACTGAGATTGCAAAGATCCCCCACCTCCATAGAACTGCCCGTTGTCCTGGACATCGTCGAGTGACTCCAACGCTATACTATCTATTAAGTTGGGGTAGTTGCTCAGTCCTGCCATGCTCAGGATTTCTTCGTGGGACGAACCACCACAAAGCGACCACATGTCTCTCGCAACTGACGTTGCATCTTGCCGAAATCTGCTGCTCCGTGGATGTTCAGGAACCCTCTGGATTTCCTGCTCATCTTCAGATGAGTGTGCTGCATCATCTCCAAATGGATGCTTATCGTTGCTACGATCCATTTTGCGTATTTTGTCTCAAGAACTCGAATGGAGTTGTTTCTGAAGACAAAGATTGTCTGTTTAAACTTTGTCTTAATCAGATTGTTTAACCATTTGGGTGGGCCACTTTGAAAGTAGATAGTAATGTCACTGTGGGAGAACTGAACCTTACTGATAGAAAGAGTCTCAGTCGAAAGTATATATCCTAGCCTGTTTAAACTTTGTCTTGATCAGATTGTTTTACCATTTGGGTGGGACACTTTGAAAGTAGATAGTAATGTCACTGTGGGAGTACTGAACGTCACTGATAGAAAGAGTCCCAGTTCGCCAATATTTATATCCTATAGTCACGCTAACATATCCCGAGGAACGTTTATAGATATTAACGGTTCGTACGCGTTTGAGCGTTTGAATTGTCTGTTCgaacgaacatatatatatatatata is part of the Macrobrachium nipponense isolate FS-2020 chromosome 15, ASM1510439v2, whole genome shotgun sequence genome and harbors:
- the LOC135226793 gene encoding uncharacterized protein LOC135226793, with amino-acid sequence MDRSNDKHPFGDDAAHSSEDEQEIQRVPEHPRSSRFRQDATSVARDMWSLCGGSSHEEILSMAGLSNYPNLIDSIALESLDDVQDNGQFYGGGGSLQSQCHNPAYETPLEDSFEVQCQKGGRLSVLETHLEDPGHNTSQLGSRGSPPVFVGPMMSQPTPFITNGSSIRTADSGPPIIQNSRDSDQNNKNYPLPPSPDFSTQFQESPSLPFSSTWHFDGSMNNASYSAPPYPLARAGTSSGAETTTVTYHACASIYSGNSDIPPTGELPTDTFAFPVSGVFPLMGSGFSVGSPVKQQKRGDPRRPLGEHRGPRVCHLTEEEKKQRKKELGRIRARESNERENEKKSKAKEDLEIQERRKIDLTERRESLSRMLRKLRDLCVQCSLPVPHSSGHCECHSKGFFL